From Triticum urartu cultivar G1812 chromosome 2, Tu2.1, whole genome shotgun sequence, a single genomic window includes:
- the LOC125540992 gene encoding protein ASPARTIC PROTEASE IN GUARD CELL 1-like, with product MSSVYAFMLCFFLAVLNLVSLALGATGSSGAAGFSLPLVPHYRTAAGTLEELLPEGDAEGGMNITSIRPKMIPYSGAIYSVSVGIGSGETQHFYKLALDLVHPLTWMRCQPCIPEKKQDGSVFNTAVSPHYHFIASTDPRCTAPYKRAGQGRGRCTFDVKFQYEGSRANGLLSTDNFVFDGSGPGSPISKVDGLVFGCAHSTHNFINHDVWAGVMSLNRHPTSFIRQLSDRGLAASRFSYCLVGKEHDKRRGFLRFGADIPDQSHARSTKLLHGELAQGGGMYYVRLDGISLGGRRLTAITPAMFECNPHSLHGGCTLDIGTADTLMTPDAYRVLVAEVVAHMHSRGVHRATVPGVQKLKLCFHGTWQSIRAHLPSVTLHFYPEPAVLFIKPELLFVAVTHEHIHYVCFAVAPYAERTVIGAGQMLDTRFTFDLQHNRLFFAPEECHLDTVAV from the coding sequence ATGTCCAGTGTATACGCTTTCATGTTGTGCTTCTTCCTTGCCGTGCTAAATCTGGTGAGCCTCGCCCTCGGCGCCACCGGTAGCAGCGGTGCGGCTGGATTCAGCCTACCCCTCGTGCCCCACTACCGCACTGCAGCAGGCACACTCGAGGAGCTCCTGCCGGAAGGTGATGCCGAGGGCGGCATGAACATCACGTCCATACGTCCCAAGATGATCCCATATTCGGGGGCCATATACAGCGTGAGTGTCGGCATTGGCAGCGGCGAAACCCAGCACTTCTACAAGCTCGCGCTCGATCTCGTCCACCCCCTAACGTGGATGAGGTGCCAGCCATGCATACCGGAGAAGAAGCAGGACGGCTCCGTCTTTAACACTGCCGTCTCCCCTCATTACCACTTCATTGCGTCCACAGACCCTCGTTGCACGGCTCCGTACAAGCGCGCCGGCCAGGGGCGGGGCCGGTGCACCTTCGACGTCAAGTTCCAGTACGAGGGCTCAAGAGCGAACGGCCTCCTTAGCACCGACAACTTCGTCTTCGACGGCAGCGGCCCCGGCAGCCCCATCAGCAAAGTGGACGGCCTTGTGTTCGGCTGCGCGCACAGCACGCACAACTTCATTAACCACGACGTCTGGGCCGGCGTCATGAGCCTAAACAGGCACCCGACCTCCTTCATCCGGCAGCTCTCGGACCGCGGCCTCGCCGCCTCGCGCTTCTCGTATTGCCTCGTCGGCAAGGAGCACGACAAGCGGCGTGGCTTCCTCCGGTTCGGCGCCGACATCCCGGACCAGTCGCACGCACGGAGCACAAAGCTGCTGCACGGGGAACTCGCCCAAGGAGGAGGCATGTACTACGTCCGCCTCGACGGCATCAGCCTCGGCGGGCGAAGGCTCACGGCCATCACGCCGGCGATGTTCGAATGCAACCCGCACAGCCTCCACGGCGGGTGCACCCTCGACATTGGGACGGCGGACACCTTGATGACCCCCGACGCGTACCGTGTCCTGGTGGCCGAGGTCGTGGCGCACATGCACAGCCGCGGGGTGCACCGCGCGACTGTGCCAGGGGTGCAGAAGCTCAAGCTCTGCTTCCACGGTACGTGGCAGAGTATCCGCGCGCACTTACCGAGCGTGACGCTCCACTTCTACCCGGAACCGGCCGTGCTCTTTATCAAGCCGGAGCTGCTGTTTGTTGCGGTGACGCACGAGCATATCCACTATGTGTGTTTCGCCGTCGCGCCGTACGCAGAGAGGACGGTGATAGGCGCGGGGCAGATGTTGGACACGCGGTTCACGTTTGACCTCCAACATAACCGGCTCTTCTTTGCTCCGGAGGAGTGCCATCTAGACACCGTTGCAGTTTAG